The segment TGACTTTCCAGCAGTACGCGATCTCCTGAAACGGGTCTGCATGCTGAAACCAAAGGATATCGATTGCCGGTATCAACTGGCGAACTGTCATTACAAACTGGATGAATATGCGTCTTGCGAAGATCGCATTATGCAGATCCTCAATCTGGACGACACCCACTTTCCTACCTGGTTCTTGCTGGGCAACCTATGGGGACTCCATGACAAACCAGATAAAGCAATCGAATGTTATTTAAAGACGCTCGAACTTTGTCCGAGTCATGTCGCAGCGCATACAAATATTGCCGAATTAAGCCGCGGTTCGGGAGACTTGGAAAAAGCTCGAGAGCACTTCGACCTTAGTCTCAAATACAAAGATGATCCAGCTACCCGGTTGAAAAGATCGGTTCTCATTCCACCGATTATCGGATCGCGTGAAGAAATTTTGATGACGCGACAGGCACTGGAACTAAATCTCGATGAGATGATCTCGAGTGAGTGCTACGTCCATCCAGATCGGGAGATCCTTCCGACTCTGTTTTATCTCGCGTATCACGGTATGGATGACCGTTCGCTTCTCGAAAGATACTCTAAGGTTGTCGTCCCTTCTAATGAGTTTGAACCATCGCCACGGGTAGTAGTAAAACGAGACGATGATCGAATCCGAATTGGATTCATCTCACATCATTTCAAGAATCACACTATCGGAAACTTAAATCAGGGACTGATCAAGAAAATCGACCATACCAGATTTCATACCACTGTTTTCTCTCAGTTGAAGCATGAAGACTACATGGGCCGATTATTTCAAAACGAGGCCGATGAATTTATCCATCTCAAGTCAAACATCGGGGCCGCCGTCGAATTGATCCAGAATCAGGACTTAGACATTCTGTACTACCCTGACCTGGGAATGGATCCATATACATTCTCGCTGGCCCACTTACGACTTGCACCACTGCAATGCGTTTCGTGGGGACACCCCGTCACTTCCGGGTCCCCCGAGATCGATTACTATGTTTCGACAGAGTTAATTGATGGCCCCGAGGCCCAACAGCATTTCACAGAAGAACTCGTACGGTTTAAAACCTTGCCGACCTACTTCTACTATCCAAGTTTACCGAAAGTATTCCACACACGGGCTGAACTCGGCTTGCCTGAAAAAGGGAATCTGTATGTTTGCCCTCAGAGTCTTTTCAAATTCCATCCCGACATGGATGACATTTTCAAGGGAATTCTGCAACAGGATCCTGAGGGATACGTCATTCTAATTGACGGGATCGAGCAGAAATGGAATAAGAGACTGAGAACACGGTACCAGGAGGCAATGCCACAGGAACATGATCGAATCCTGTTCATATCCCGACTTGATCATGAAAAGTATATGAGTCTGGTTCATAATACCGATGTCATGCTTGACCCTCTTCCCTTTGGGGGTGGAAATACATCTTATCAGGCATTGGCCCTTGGAATCCC is part of the Polystyrenella longa genome and harbors:
- a CDS encoding tetratricopeptide repeat protein codes for the protein MTSATKLLQRAVSHERNGELQASEETLKKLITRHPRHSDALHLMGGVILKQQRPVDALNFFKRALETGTRTAPLFSNMGATCRQIGNLTESIMYYSKAIEIDPRYAPAWFNLGIMHEMQGDLESAQKCYEKTIELKPDFSAAHNNLANLIPKLAGGETMVLKHQEKAVQLKPQNANYQNSLARTLYTEGRHEESLECFQRAIELSPTNADYLVDCGVVLNMLERSEEALELLEKALEMVPDHPVALFNAGKIRHNSGQHEEAALYYRSILEQDNNHVSALLNLAKCERELHNYDESEQLFIRYQEITGNEKVTFLNLAFNKLYQDQLIESEELINKALEIDPKYVEAIEAMVRLRKLQDDFPAVRDLLKRVCMLKPKDIDCRYQLANCHYKLDEYASCEDRIMQILNLDDTHFPTWFLLGNLWGLHDKPDKAIECYLKTLELCPSHVAAHTNIAELSRGSGDLEKAREHFDLSLKYKDDPATRLKRSVLIPPIIGSREEILMTRQALELNLDEMISSECYVHPDREILPTLFYLAYHGMDDRSLLERYSKVVVPSNEFEPSPRVVVKRDDDRIRIGFISHHFKNHTIGNLNQGLIKKIDHTRFHTTVFSQLKHEDYMGRLFQNEADEFIHLKSNIGAAVELIQNQDLDILYYPDLGMDPYTFSLAHLRLAPLQCVSWGHPVTSGSPEIDYYVSTELIDGPEAQQHFTEELVRFKTLPTYFYYPSLPKVFHTRAELGLPEKGNLYVCPQSLFKFHPDMDDIFKGILQQDPEGYVILIDGIEQKWNKRLRTRYQEAMPQEHDRILFISRLDHEKYMSLVHNTDVMLDPLPFGGGNTSYQALALGIPIVTCPPVHQRGRFTQGLYRKIDVMDCVVESYEDYINLSVELALNKSKRDDVKSKILNSNSILFEEVEAVREFESFFEQIVQKTQGS